Proteins encoded together in one Planctopirus ephydatiae window:
- the moaA gene encoding GTP 3',8-cyclase MoaA, translating into MTLVDSFGRTHNNLRISVTDRCNIRCFYCMPEGPVQYMPRQHLLTYEEITELVTIFVSLGIDRVRLTGGEPLVRQDLPVLIKSLKAIDGLVDIGLTTNGILLADQAQALKEAGLSRINISLDALDEASFREFARRDGLEAVLRGIEAAQRVGLDPIKINAVAVRGLTEKQIIPFGEFALKTGIDVRFIEYMPLDAENQWEREKVLFAGEIRQALIEHFGPLTPESTSSREAPATDYTFANGQGQIGFIASVSEPFCNRCNRLRLTADGKLRNCLFSLEETDLKSLLRLEESVDHRKRLIAEAIRDSVAHKKEGHEINTARFIQPARPMHSIGG; encoded by the coding sequence ATGACACTCGTCGATTCTTTTGGACGCACGCACAATAACCTGCGCATCAGTGTAACGGATCGTTGCAACATCCGTTGCTTTTACTGCATGCCCGAAGGGCCGGTGCAGTACATGCCGCGGCAGCATCTGCTGACTTACGAAGAAATCACCGAACTGGTGACGATCTTCGTCTCTTTAGGAATTGATCGAGTCCGGCTGACGGGTGGCGAGCCACTGGTGAGGCAGGATCTTCCAGTATTGATCAAGTCGCTCAAAGCGATTGATGGACTGGTCGATATTGGCCTGACAACGAATGGCATTCTGCTGGCTGATCAGGCACAGGCCCTCAAAGAGGCAGGACTGTCGCGGATTAATATCAGCCTGGATGCCCTCGATGAAGCCTCGTTTCGTGAGTTTGCCCGCAGGGATGGATTAGAGGCTGTCCTGAGGGGAATTGAAGCGGCTCAGCGCGTGGGGCTGGACCCCATCAAGATCAATGCGGTCGCTGTTCGCGGACTGACGGAAAAGCAGATCATTCCTTTTGGTGAATTTGCACTGAAGACAGGTATTGATGTCCGCTTTATTGAGTACATGCCACTGGATGCTGAGAATCAGTGGGAGCGGGAGAAGGTGCTGTTTGCAGGCGAGATCCGGCAGGCACTGATCGAGCACTTCGGGCCATTAACGCCAGAATCAACGAGTTCTCGCGAAGCACCGGCCACCGACTATACGTTTGCCAACGGACAAGGTCAGATCGGGTTTATTGCTTCAGTGAGTGAGCCTTTCTGCAACCGCTGCAACAGACTCCGGCTGACAGCCGATGGCAAACTGCGCAATTGTCTGTTCAGCCTGGAAGAAACCGATTTGAAATCGCTTCTGCGTTTAGAAGAATCGGTCGATCATCGGAAAAGATTGATTGCTGAAGCTATTCGAGATTCTGTGGCTCACAAGAAGGAAGGGCACGAAATCAATACCGCACGGTTCATTCAGCCAGCCAGACCCATGCATTCGATTGGCGGCTGA
- a CDS encoding DUF3592 domain-containing protein, producing the protein MPFLGLNWDWILAFKLGIPALMACVGAISLIHQLLKRMSQVSVDATVVRQLTHRDSEGDLMTKSVFQFETEDGVHEIEDVMAFRPPAHKIGQSITVLYPIGHPEQATVRRDWVLVVLLGMIVIGTVIVVFVVQQEWKIMRAADPLLDQAASGMFLLEEAFDPGDSDRVSSQLVAESSQNTDRLLLPIWFQCVTTSHSICDEHEVMQYSDTNGC; encoded by the coding sequence ATGCCGTTTCTGGGCCTGAACTGGGATTGGATACTGGCGTTCAAGCTGGGCATACCCGCTTTGATGGCCTGCGTGGGAGCCATCTCGCTGATTCATCAGTTGTTGAAGCGGATGTCGCAAGTGTCAGTCGATGCGACCGTCGTGCGGCAATTGACTCATCGGGACAGCGAAGGCGATCTCATGACGAAAAGTGTCTTCCAGTTTGAGACGGAAGACGGTGTGCATGAGATTGAAGACGTGATGGCTTTCCGGCCACCGGCTCACAAAATCGGGCAATCGATCACAGTGCTGTACCCAATCGGGCATCCCGAACAGGCGACAGTTCGCAGGGACTGGGTTCTGGTCGTGCTTCTGGGGATGATTGTGATTGGTACAGTGATCGTCGTGTTTGTCGTCCAACAGGAATGGAAGATCATGCGGGCTGCCGATCCACTGCTGGATCAGGCTGCCAGTGGAATGTTTTTACTTGAGGAGGCTTTTGATCCGGGTGATTCCGATCGAGTCAGTAGCCAGTTGGTGGCAGAGTCTTCTCAGAATACGGATCGACTCCTCTTGCCGATCTGGTTCCAGTGCGTCACAACTTCTCATTCGATCTGTGATGAGCATGAAGTTATGCAATACAGCGATACAAATGGCTGCTAA
- a CDS encoding sugar phosphate isomerase/epimerase family protein, with amino-acid sequence MKLGYNTNGLSDHRWDDALELIAKAGYRSVAITVDHHCLDPFAVDFPRQLERYQRALKKLGLSCVIETGARFLLDPLKKHEPTLISGDARARQRRIDFLKRAIHLADDLEADCVSFWSGILREPWPREKTMEILAEGIREVCQHAAHYGIKLGFEPEPGMFIETMADFRELDERVGQPNLDLTIDVGHLYCVEKPVIATSDSNPESSKANELSRNHTAQTCSLRRRQTELLVIPHLLEWGPRIVNVHLEDMRRGVHEHLRFGEGEIDFAAVMQAFRDISYQGGLHVELSRHSYMAPQVLQESFEFLSQI; translated from the coding sequence ATGAAGCTGGGTTACAATACGAATGGGCTAAGCGATCACCGCTGGGACGATGCACTGGAACTCATTGCCAAAGCGGGTTATCGCTCAGTGGCGATTACAGTCGATCATCACTGTCTGGATCCTTTTGCCGTCGATTTTCCCCGGCAGCTCGAGCGATATCAGCGGGCACTCAAGAAGCTGGGCCTTTCGTGTGTCATCGAAACAGGTGCGAGGTTCCTTCTGGATCCTCTCAAGAAGCATGAGCCCACACTCATCAGCGGTGATGCCAGAGCCCGCCAGCGACGCATCGATTTTTTGAAGCGGGCAATTCATCTCGCGGATGACCTTGAAGCGGATTGCGTTTCGTTCTGGTCGGGAATTCTTCGAGAACCCTGGCCACGCGAGAAGACGATGGAGATCCTCGCGGAGGGGATTCGCGAAGTCTGCCAGCATGCAGCCCATTATGGGATCAAGCTCGGATTCGAACCCGAACCTGGCATGTTTATCGAAACGATGGCCGACTTTCGCGAACTGGATGAGCGAGTCGGGCAGCCCAATCTCGATTTAACGATCGATGTCGGGCATCTGTACTGCGTGGAAAAGCCTGTAATTGCGACTTCCGATTCAAACCCCGAATCATCAAAAGCAAATGAATTGAGCCGGAATCATACTGCCCAGACCTGCTCACTCCGCCGTCGGCAGACCGAACTGCTGGTCATCCCGCATCTTTTGGAATGGGGCCCGCGGATCGTCAATGTCCACCTCGAAGATATGCGGCGTGGTGTGCATGAGCACTTGCGTTTTGGAGAAGGTGAAATCGATTTCGCCGCCGTCATGCAGGCCTTTCGCGATATCTCGTATCAGGGTGGCCTGCATGTGGAACTGAGCAGGCACTCTTATATGGCCCCACAGGTACTGCAGGAATCGTTTGAGTTCCTGAGCCAGATATAA
- a CDS encoding serine/threonine-protein kinase: protein MADRGSKSQLTFPHRAGEAASGLSAASAPPASGDLQRDPHAESGVDPQAGQFPWQHDMATAEPETVVRLPQPEQLSRSHSKSSAVTSRSRSRSSDLQSAGGGSADGEPVEAGLQDEPGELSGTRTVNADSYLLKRLFPNSAENNASSDQQLFEEMSLAHFRLISRLGVGGMGSVFLAEDEVLRRQVALKILSPGQSRDESSVARFQNEARAAASLDHPNVARVFSSGEDRGLHFIAYEYVEGRNLRDRIRQSGRIDPAEAVYYTIQLAEALVHLSAMNVVHRDIKPSNILINRNGRVKLVDLGLARCQLSEESVELTVAGTTLGTFDYISPEQAKDPRTVDVRSDIYSLGCTLYHMLTGEPPYPEGTVLQKLLDHQGRESPDPAVKNRLVSPALSMLVRKMMASDRRKRYYSAEELLGDLTILARQMGIPTSGSVVMAPPRNRLQDGIRQNIGWLATVALLVMVVVLLDRFPQLFPVKKDARNNTWQSDGQSDSLNPVQVGATPRNPLERRPLPDTRSPLLANTPTGGIAPLARAQSQIVEGLGSRSTTFPQDSNLVGSNSASGQERPPVPAPVELTGQGGTGTGLAPQLPTDQIRFPADMTSGAVSFPTTSQRPNAEGITSTDSTDHPEAAISQNSSGNSSSRVNPISPLLIPFDDSFGPSSWLENIFSTKPSSSTGSANSGASLPSVALPSAGTGQSRSPTENRTGLPESSLPRSLNGLSESTNSGKSVATTTGSSSTAPLMGSSPATDLNGSRDRTGSERMGPDQSLAERSLIDRSPAAPSLVVAPVRIVDGKGFDSLEAACVSAKSGDVIELRYQGRLLPSEKPIRLSGKSLTIRAAKGFRPTIRFAPQDSLQPSMITMTGGSLAVINIDLEWDLPETVTADLWSLFSTQRIDKLSLQNVRITVRNPRQSAATVLRQSAPAGQAPTMIAGMKTGPGAASTPETTLSSCLIRGTSRFCTLDDPAPARYVVENSVIAVDDDIFRSMGLMDVMAEVDRVEINFNHVTVLTRQHFLKLGSGDDFSVSLTPLAVTLRNSILAVGHGKPLILQQGMAGETDLRRFLSWSGERNFYDAIEPIWQTSNAAYKMKFDKWKQFWSVGGELSSSQNLAIEWRGRWMLKPFDTLIPEDVELDATSDSNPLLNAATDGTDVGVNWQTLPHHSPIEAP from the coding sequence ATGGCGGATCGTGGCTCCAAATCGCAACTCACCTTCCCTCACCGGGCAGGCGAAGCTGCGTCTGGACTTTCAGCCGCTTCCGCTCCACCTGCCTCAGGTGATCTACAGCGTGATCCTCATGCCGAATCTGGTGTTGATCCTCAGGCCGGGCAGTTCCCCTGGCAACATGACATGGCCACAGCCGAGCCTGAAACGGTCGTGCGGCTTCCTCAGCCCGAGCAACTCTCTCGGAGCCACTCGAAGAGTTCTGCAGTGACGTCCCGTTCTCGTTCCAGATCTTCTGATCTCCAATCAGCCGGTGGGGGATCAGCGGACGGGGAGCCTGTTGAAGCCGGTTTGCAGGATGAGCCGGGAGAGCTCTCGGGAACGCGGACTGTCAATGCGGATTCCTATCTGCTCAAGCGACTCTTCCCCAACTCGGCAGAGAACAACGCAAGTTCTGATCAGCAGCTCTTCGAAGAGATGTCACTGGCCCATTTCCGACTCATCTCGAGGCTGGGTGTCGGCGGGATGGGTTCGGTGTTTCTGGCAGAGGACGAAGTTCTGCGGCGTCAGGTGGCACTGAAGATTCTATCCCCCGGACAATCGCGCGATGAATCGAGCGTCGCCCGCTTTCAGAACGAAGCCCGTGCTGCGGCTTCACTCGATCATCCCAACGTGGCCCGTGTTTTCTCGAGTGGTGAAGACCGTGGTCTGCATTTCATTGCTTACGAGTATGTCGAAGGTCGCAACCTGCGAGATCGCATCCGGCAGTCAGGCCGCATCGATCCTGCAGAGGCCGTCTACTACACGATTCAACTGGCAGAAGCGCTGGTTCATCTTTCTGCCATGAATGTCGTGCATCGCGATATCAAACCTTCGAACATCCTGATCAATCGAAATGGTCGGGTCAAACTGGTTGACCTGGGGCTGGCCCGCTGCCAGCTTAGTGAGGAATCTGTAGAACTCACGGTCGCGGGAACCACACTGGGCACGTTTGATTACATCTCACCGGAACAGGCCAAAGACCCCCGCACCGTCGATGTCCGCAGTGACATCTATTCGCTGGGATGCACGCTCTATCACATGCTCACGGGTGAACCGCCCTATCCTGAGGGGACAGTGCTGCAGAAGCTGCTGGATCATCAGGGCCGGGAATCTCCGGATCCTGCCGTCAAGAACCGCCTCGTCTCACCGGCACTCTCGATGCTTGTACGCAAGATGATGGCCAGTGATCGACGCAAGCGCTATTACTCAGCTGAAGAACTGCTGGGAGATTTGACGATCCTCGCTCGGCAGATGGGTATTCCCACTTCGGGTTCAGTGGTCATGGCGCCGCCTCGCAATCGTCTGCAGGATGGAATTCGACAAAACATCGGCTGGCTGGCCACGGTCGCCCTGCTGGTGATGGTCGTTGTCCTTCTGGATCGCTTTCCGCAGCTCTTCCCCGTGAAGAAAGATGCTCGTAACAACACCTGGCAGTCCGATGGCCAGAGCGATTCTTTAAATCCTGTTCAGGTGGGAGCAACCCCTCGCAACCCGCTGGAGCGACGTCCCCTTCCAGACACACGAAGTCCCCTGCTGGCTAACACCCCAACGGGTGGTATTGCGCCTCTCGCTCGTGCTCAATCACAAATCGTTGAGGGGCTCGGTTCCCGAAGCACGACCTTCCCCCAAGACAGCAATCTCGTGGGGAGCAACTCGGCTTCTGGCCAGGAGCGCCCGCCAGTTCCGGCACCGGTTGAACTGACAGGGCAGGGTGGAACAGGCACTGGTCTTGCTCCTCAACTCCCGACTGATCAAATTCGTTTCCCCGCCGATATGACATCTGGAGCCGTAAGTTTCCCGACAACATCGCAGCGACCTAACGCCGAGGGGATCACTTCCACTGACTCGACCGATCATCCTGAGGCCGCCATCTCGCAGAATTCCAGTGGCAATTCATCAAGTCGTGTGAACCCGATTTCGCCACTGTTGATTCCATTCGATGATTCGTTTGGTCCGTCCAGCTGGCTGGAGAACATCTTTTCCACCAAGCCTTCCTCCAGCACAGGTTCAGCCAATTCAGGGGCATCACTCCCCAGCGTAGCACTACCCAGTGCAGGAACCGGCCAGTCGAGATCTCCAACCGAAAATCGAACCGGTCTCCCTGAGAGTTCACTTCCTCGCTCTCTCAATGGGCTGTCGGAAAGCACGAATTCGGGGAAGTCCGTTGCGACAACAACGGGTTCTTCCAGCACTGCACCCTTAATGGGTAGTTCTCCGGCGACGGATCTGAATGGCAGCCGAGATCGCACTGGTTCGGAGCGCATGGGCCCGGATCAAAGTCTGGCGGAACGATCTCTGATTGATCGCTCACCAGCGGCCCCCAGTCTCGTGGTGGCACCAGTACGGATCGTCGATGGCAAAGGTTTTGACAGCCTGGAAGCAGCCTGTGTCTCTGCCAAATCAGGTGATGTCATCGAATTGCGGTATCAGGGGCGTCTGCTCCCCTCCGAGAAACCGATCCGACTTTCGGGAAAATCGCTCACCATTCGGGCTGCGAAAGGGTTCCGTCCCACGATCCGATTTGCTCCTCAAGACAGTCTCCAACCCAGCATGATCACTATGACGGGCGGGTCTCTAGCGGTTATCAATATCGATTTGGAGTGGGATCTCCCGGAAACGGTCACGGCCGATTTGTGGTCTCTTTTCAGCACGCAGCGAATTGACAAACTCTCATTGCAGAATGTCCGGATCACAGTCCGCAATCCTCGTCAATCGGCTGCCACTGTATTGAGGCAATCGGCACCCGCCGGGCAGGCTCCTACGATGATTGCAGGGATGAAGACTGGTCCCGGAGCAGCCAGCACTCCCGAAACCACATTGTCCAGCTGCCTGATTCGTGGCACTTCAAGGTTCTGCACACTCGATGATCCTGCCCCCGCCCGGTACGTTGTCGAGAATTCAGTGATTGCCGTCGATGATGATATTTTTCGCTCGATGGGCCTCATGGATGTCATGGCAGAAGTGGATCGCGTCGAAATCAACTTCAATCATGTGACCGTCTTGACCCGCCAGCACTTCCTGAAGCTGGGGAGTGGTGATGATTTCTCGGTGAGCCTGACGCCACTGGCAGTCACGCTGCGCAATTCGATTCTGGCGGTCGGGCATGGAAAGCCACTCATTCTGCAGCAGGGAATGGCGGGTGAGACCGATCTCCGCAGGTTCCTGTCCTGGTCGGGTGAACGCAATTTCTATGATGCTATTGAGCCGATCTGGCAGACTTCCAATGCGGCCTACAAGATGAAATTCGACAAATGGAAGCAATTCTGGAGTGTGGGTGGAGAACTCTCATCCTCACAGAATCTGGCCATTGAATGGCGCGGACGCTGGATGCTCAAACCCTTCGATACGCTCATCCCGGAAGATGTGGAACTCGATGCCACCAGTGATTCCAACCCGCTGCTCAATGCCGCGACCGATGGCACTGATGTCGGTGTCAACTGGCAAACGCTTCCACACCACTCCCCCATCGAAGCCCCTTAA
- a CDS encoding metallophosphoesterase family protein — translation MRILLIADIHANFVALSAIQESFDACLFLGDAVEYGTDPAPCLDWIRGHATAVVRGNHDHSTAQRVQSQGASPLRRLAAATRAINERVLTASHRKFLSQMPLTRSLELDGQKFFLVHATPRDPMDEYLPEDAHAWQQRLSFIEADFVCVGHTHKPMQLHLGQTQVINPGSVGQPRNGVPEAHYAIIEQGKVAFRTVPYDISRAVGQMREAGLEESLIELAEHLLRTGGSLPASV, via the coding sequence ATGAGAATCCTTCTCATCGCGGATATTCATGCCAACTTTGTGGCCCTCTCCGCCATTCAGGAATCGTTCGACGCCTGCCTGTTTCTTGGAGATGCTGTCGAGTACGGCACAGATCCAGCCCCTTGCCTCGATTGGATCAGAGGGCATGCGACGGCCGTCGTAAGGGGCAATCACGATCATTCAACGGCCCAAAGAGTGCAATCACAGGGGGCCTCTCCTTTACGAAGGCTGGCAGCCGCCACACGAGCGATCAACGAGCGTGTGCTCACCGCTTCACACCGCAAGTTTCTCTCTCAGATGCCGCTGACGAGAAGTCTCGAACTCGACGGCCAGAAGTTTTTCCTCGTGCATGCGACTCCACGTGACCCGATGGATGAGTACCTTCCCGAAGATGCTCATGCCTGGCAACAGCGGCTCTCCTTTATCGAAGCCGATTTTGTGTGCGTAGGCCACACCCACAAACCCATGCAACTGCATCTCGGCCAGACACAAGTGATCAACCCCGGCAGTGTGGGCCAGCCGCGCAATGGAGTTCCGGAGGCACATTACGCCATCATCGAGCAGGGAAAAGTTGCCTTTCGCACAGTCCCCTACGATATCAGCCGGGCTGTTGGACAGATGCGCGAAGCGGGGCTGGAAGAATCGCTGATTGAGCTAGCCGAGCATCTATTGAGAACCGGCGGATCACTTCCCGCGAGTGTGTGA
- a CDS encoding PhoH family protein — MRLEHSSTQGKLFVLDTNVILHDAGCLFNFEENDIAIPITVLEELDRFKKGNDDINFQARAFLRRLDELAGDVLSADGAALGDGLGRIRVVLRGHFTARMRETFLSDGPDHRILDAALTLQETSAPRPVILVSKDTNLRMKAKSLGLPAEDYSTDKVESFDKLYTGKRLVTNMPCESVSAFYAEGGRVSAESLPEVTTPRANENFILRNGSRSVLAMYNAEENAFHRVERTTALGVVPRNAEQHFALRALLDDDIKLVTIAGKAGSGKTLLALAAALECRSNYRQILLARPVVPLSNKDLGYLPGDVHAKLDPYMQPLFDNLAVIKHQNHEGDTAKLVQQMQEDHRLEITPLAYIRGRSLQRVFFIVDEAQNLTPHEVKTIITRAGEGTKIVLTGDIHQIDHPYLDSLSNGLSYLINRMVGQKLYAHVTLEKGERSQLAELATDLL; from the coding sequence ATGCGACTGGAGCACAGTTCGACGCAAGGCAAGCTCTTCGTTCTCGACACCAACGTCATCCTTCACGATGCGGGGTGTTTATTTAACTTCGAAGAGAATGACATCGCCATACCGATCACTGTGCTGGAGGAACTCGATCGATTCAAAAAAGGTAACGACGACATCAACTTTCAGGCCCGTGCGTTCCTCCGACGATTGGACGAACTCGCGGGCGATGTTCTTTCTGCAGATGGCGCAGCTTTAGGCGATGGCTTAGGCCGCATTCGCGTGGTGCTCCGTGGGCACTTTACCGCCCGCATGCGGGAAACTTTTCTTTCCGATGGCCCGGATCATCGCATTCTCGATGCCGCACTCACTCTGCAGGAAACGTCGGCACCCCGGCCCGTCATTCTGGTTTCCAAAGACACAAATTTGCGGATGAAGGCCAAATCCCTCGGGCTGCCCGCCGAAGATTACTCGACCGATAAGGTCGAAAGCTTCGACAAGCTCTATACCGGCAAGCGGCTGGTCACGAACATGCCTTGCGAAAGTGTTTCCGCCTTCTATGCCGAGGGTGGCCGCGTGTCAGCAGAAAGCCTGCCGGAAGTAACCACACCTCGCGCTAACGAGAACTTCATTCTGCGGAATGGTTCGCGTTCGGTTCTGGCGATGTACAACGCGGAAGAAAATGCGTTTCACCGCGTGGAACGAACCACTGCACTGGGTGTGGTTCCTCGAAATGCCGAGCAGCACTTTGCACTGCGGGCACTTCTGGATGATGACATCAAGCTGGTGACGATTGCCGGCAAAGCCGGTTCGGGAAAAACTTTGCTCGCCCTGGCAGCGGCTCTTGAATGCCGGAGTAACTACCGCCAGATTCTGCTCGCCCGGCCTGTCGTGCCTCTGTCGAACAAAGACCTGGGCTATTTGCCGGGGGATGTGCATGCCAAGCTCGACCCTTACATGCAGCCACTCTTTGATAATCTCGCGGTGATCAAGCATCAGAACCATGAAGGCGATACGGCAAAACTGGTGCAGCAGATGCAGGAAGATCATCGGCTCGAAATTACGCCACTAGCGTATATCCGCGGCCGCAGTTTGCAGCGGGTCTTCTTTATTGTCGATGAAGCGCAGAACCTGACCCCTCATGAAGTGAAGACCATCATCACGCGGGCCGGCGAAGGGACAAAAATCGTCCTGACGGGTGACATCCACCAGATCGACCATCCCTACCTCGATTCGCTCTCGAACGGGCTGTCGTATCTCATCAACCGCATGGTCGGCCAGAAGCTCTACGCCCACGTGACGCTGGAAAAAGGCGAACGCTCCCAACTCGCCGAACTCGCCACCGATTTGCTGTAA
- a CDS encoding chlorite dismutase family protein yields MTERPQDSVNTNSSRRRFLGGGVAGLVVGLQTSASLAASPPEGKSSTTNISAVDQSKVEAVHAVNSRLFSFCGGLTGDWMVTSVRAICGETLPDAERLHIHQGLGNAHEALSSDTKWCLRGVTSNDRYVTRPEKELLVAKQAPLGRATATHAALIPIRKSAAWWAMTQDERRALFEEESQHIKIGMDYLPAIARRLYHCRDLESKEPFDFLTFFDFAPSDEPLFDRMLERLRSTREWSFVDREVDIRMKKVTPT; encoded by the coding sequence ATGACTGAACGACCACAGGACTCTGTGAATACAAACTCCTCGCGAAGGCGTTTTCTGGGCGGGGGAGTTGCGGGGCTGGTGGTCGGCTTACAGACCTCTGCCAGCCTGGCTGCGTCACCCCCTGAGGGAAAGTCGTCCACCACCAATATTTCAGCCGTTGACCAGAGCAAGGTGGAAGCCGTGCATGCCGTGAACTCGCGTTTGTTCAGCTTTTGTGGAGGGCTGACAGGTGACTGGATGGTGACTTCTGTCCGCGCGATTTGTGGTGAAACGCTGCCCGATGCGGAAAGGCTGCACATTCATCAGGGACTTGGCAACGCCCATGAAGCTCTGTCATCAGACACAAAGTGGTGTCTTCGCGGGGTGACGAGTAATGACCGCTATGTGACACGTCCTGAAAAAGAACTCCTGGTGGCAAAGCAGGCACCACTCGGGAGAGCGACAGCGACACACGCAGCACTGATTCCCATCCGAAAATCAGCCGCCTGGTGGGCGATGACTCAGGACGAGCGGCGTGCCCTATTTGAGGAAGAGTCGCAACACATCAAGATCGGTATGGACTATCTGCCGGCGATTGCCCGCCGGCTGTATCATTGCCGGGATCTGGAAAGCAAAGAGCCCTTTGATTTCCTGACATTTTTTGACTTCGCACCCAGCGACGAACCGTTATTCGATCGCATGCTGGAAAGGCTGCGCTCGACTCGCGAGTGGAGTTTTGTAGATCGAGAAGTTGACATTCGAATGAAAAAGGTGACGCCAACCTGA
- a CDS encoding glycosyltransferase family 87 protein encodes MHNRFALLNATPVNADLDHTSGGLLPDDMRPEGSATLPLWTQNSRRWTPTATWALWAILAVVICGFYLKQQYRSVAINYRNAAMAWRASEEMYNTNGDGFLYLPQAALVFLPLTYLPVPVGDVIWRLIGMAWLALALRSLCRLLHPAASDAMFWIVSLVTLPLAFSALRNGQSTIHMTAAMLSAAHALAQKEWTKAAFWLCLGMAFKPLIVVMLLLAGAVYPALRLRLVAGIVLLALSPFLMQWPAYVVDQYQDMLAMLRISYQVGESQALYAHFFGAFAAFGWNAPAWLQTATRLLVAGLTLGGFWLTQQRLSPARTAAWLFLMSATYLMLLNPRTEPNTYACIAPAVGWMLFEAALRGSRGLTILYAILAVLIVGNFEIGRLITAQERAVWLAPLATTLFAALAFRQWLKELREASRVSETATSLTPAKDLAA; translated from the coding sequence ATGCACAATCGTTTCGCTCTGTTGAACGCAACTCCAGTGAACGCAGATCTGGATCATACTTCGGGCGGACTATTGCCTGATGATATGCGACCTGAAGGTTCAGCCACACTCCCCCTCTGGACACAAAACTCACGCCGCTGGACTCCTACGGCCACCTGGGCTTTGTGGGCGATCCTTGCCGTGGTCATTTGCGGCTTTTATCTCAAGCAGCAGTATCGCTCGGTCGCCATTAACTATCGCAACGCAGCCATGGCGTGGCGGGCCAGCGAAGAAATGTACAACACCAACGGAGATGGCTTCCTTTATCTCCCCCAGGCGGCTCTTGTCTTTCTGCCACTCACCTATCTGCCGGTTCCCGTCGGCGACGTCATCTGGCGATTGATTGGCATGGCATGGCTGGCTCTCGCACTGCGCAGTCTGTGCCGGCTGCTCCATCCCGCCGCCAGCGATGCCATGTTCTGGATCGTCTCGCTGGTCACGTTACCTCTCGCCTTCAGTGCCCTGCGCAATGGGCAATCGACCATCCATATGACAGCTGCCATGCTATCGGCTGCCCATGCGCTCGCTCAAAAGGAATGGACGAAAGCGGCCTTCTGGCTCTGTCTCGGTATGGCATTCAAGCCCCTGATCGTTGTCATGCTCCTATTGGCTGGTGCAGTCTATCCCGCATTGAGGCTCCGGCTGGTCGCAGGAATCGTGCTGCTCGCTCTCTCTCCTTTTCTCATGCAATGGCCTGCTTATGTGGTGGATCAATATCAGGATATGCTCGCCATGCTGCGCATTTCGTATCAGGTGGGTGAATCCCAGGCCCTCTACGCCCACTTTTTTGGGGCCTTTGCCGCGTTTGGCTGGAATGCCCCGGCATGGTTACAAACGGCTACCAGACTCCTTGTAGCAGGTCTTACGCTGGGTGGCTTCTGGCTGACTCAACAACGGCTCAGCCCCGCTCGCACAGCCGCCTGGCTGTTCCTGATGAGTGCGACATACCTCATGCTGCTCAATCCACGGACGGAACCGAATACCTATGCCTGCATTGCCCCCGCTGTGGGCTGGATGCTCTTTGAGGCGGCACTCCGTGGCTCGCGTGGCTTAACGATACTCTATGCGATTCTCGCAGTGCTGATTGTGGGCAACTTTGAAATTGGTCGACTCATCACCGCTCAGGAACGCGCTGTCTGGCTCGCCCCTCTCGCGACGACCCTGTTCGCCGCTCTGGCCTTTCGGCAATGGCTCAAAGAACTCCGCGAGGCTTCGAGGGTATCCGAAACAGCCACGTCGTTAACCCCAGCCAAAGACCTCGCCGCTTGA